The sequence TAGAGAGAGCACAACACAGTTGCAGTGATTCGAGGGTGCATGCAACAAGCTTACAATGAAACGCTATCAATAGAACGGTGGAGGATGCATGGCGCCATTGTTGGATTGAAGAGAGAATGCATAGCTGTGGTGGCCGAGTGTTTTTCAACTATTCCAGGTTTGAAGAAATTTGGCTTGTCTCGAGGATATGTTTGCCTGGGTTAGAGTAATCCAGTTACCGATCCTTCGACAAATGTCAAGTGTGCTATGCTCTAACTGGTGCATAGAAACAGGTTGATTTGGCTAATATTTGGGGGTTGAGTCTGGAAAACAGTAGAAAATGGATCTTTGGAACCCACTAAATAGTATGCTGCCATTTTCTGAAGCCTGGTTAGGTGCGATGATGTAGGCTCGCGAAACTGTGTCACAAATCTTTGAAGTCATGTGTCGACTGCCATTCAATCCACGCGGAAGCATCCGCGACATGGCTCACAAAGGAGACAGAATACAATACCACGCAAGCACAGCTAAATCAACAGAGATTTGGACGTCTTTTGGGAAAATGCTATAGCAAATGGATTATTCACTTCTTTGTGTTATGCTGTATCAATCGAAGTGTAGGATTATATTAGCTTTACCAGGTCGATTACATTTGTTGCAACAAACACCTCAGTATTCCTCCAAAGAATATATATTACAATGTTTTCATCTATTTAGCATTGCCTTTTAATTTGCTCGTCAATGACCATTTCCAGGATAGTCGCAGTGCCGAAAACATCTACATCTTACAAACCTTGCTGTCTTCGCATAACTCATTCTGCAAACACGAGAACAGAGCAATGAGAATGGTGCCACTACAGTAAAATACGAGCACGAAATGATAATCATCTTGAATGTGTATAAATTGCAGACCTTTTTCTTCCTTGCTTCTAAAACTTGTTCTAGAGGCGGTCGACCTGAAACATTGCAGATAATTTCTTTACAATTAGTGTCGAAAATAATTCCAAACCATCAATGTTTATGGAAGCCAGTAGCATAAACCGAATATGAACTCACTGGCGATGGAATTTGTTACCCAATAGATGATAACTTGAATTCATGTTCGATTCTTAGGTAGTCGTTGCAAAtgctttaaaaaatttattatgaactttgcttaaaaaatattatgaacTTTACTTCAGTGTATCAAAATATCAAGACTAGAATCAGGCATAGACAAGAGCTGTAAGCCTGTACTGACCTGTAATAGGAAGACGATACTTTGCCCAAACACCATAAATAGCATCGGCAATACTTGAAATCTGCGAAGTGTCAAATACATGCCAACAGCTGAGAAATTAAGGAATCTTACACCTATAAACAGAGACGAAATATGGCGATTTGATATAAAATGTTCTAGTATATTGAAGTTGGACATACAGGTTCGTATTTTGTAATGGCATACACCCATCCCAAGCCAACAGCTTCATAAAGTTTTCTGAATGCCTGCAATCATTCATTTACTGAGAATGTCTGAATTTCAAGCTGCACTTAGTAAGCTTCGACAAAAACATAATGTCTAATGATCTCAGAAAGGGCCCAGACGTCATATGTGGTTTTAGAATCCAGTGAAGTGATATACTTCCTAAACCGGCCGAACAGCTAAATTCATTTTACATAGAGCTAAGAATAGAAGTCACCGCGATCTTGCTTGGAATCTGATCATTGTTAAGTTGACTGACTCAAGACTTAACAGCTTCAAAGGTTTTCttaaataattttagaaataaTCGGTGTTTCCAGAAGGCATTACACAACATATTATCGATAAATGAATGAAACAGAACATTTGAAGTAAGACTATCTATGGGAACAAGTAAATGATATATGAAGTACAAGCAAACTATGCAAGGACTTCAATTATAACTCACAAAACAGGAGAAACAAATGCAGCAAAACTACCACAAAAGGCAATATAATTCACAGCTTTGAAATAGAAATATAGATGGGAATATACCTCAACATCTGTTACAACAGTGCCGTCAGATAGAATCGCATGAATACGTCCCATTGcctgaattttgaaaatataataacTCAGCTAGCATCAATGAAACGTGTGCACCAATGCACGTGATTTAAGAGTACAAGTCTACTGCATCATTCTCCTAACAGCCTTTTACAACTCATTACTTCCACTAGTGTCgatttttttttcctaaaaattctaaaagAGATTGGAGGCGATCCGGCATTAAATAGGATTATATGCTAATTACTAGattcaaaacacaaaaaataattttattactaTCATATGTCAGTTGTAGAGGAATGGAGAAGCAAATTAAAAATTATGCAACCAACTAAGCAGGACATAAATCGTCAATGAAGATCCACACATTGCAAAGCAATCACAAGACAAATGCCAAATCATAGAAAAGATTGTCACAACTTGCAAGAATTTGAGGGAACATACAGTTTTGTAATCAAGGCCTTGATTATCCTCTGCACGATACATATCTGAGCTTATGTCCACAAATTTTATAGCTCCATAACTTCTATTCCTCTCAAGTAGCATGTTAACCTATGAGGACAAAAATTTCGCTTCAACCGAAAGATAAGAGCTAGTATATTTGACTTCTGAGCTCGtcatagaaattttttttagtttcgcAACTAATTTCCACAAGTTGCAAGATTTTTACCACATATAAGATTACCTCAGCCTTACAGTTAAATTCTGTAACACTAACCTCACGCATACATAGTGGACATTCTCCATCATAAAGCATCTTAACCTTCCAATTCTCTGTAGACGGCtcctttttttctttcttgGGAGCCACCGGATCAACTGCTGTCCCACTTACAGCCCGGATCGGATATTTCACTCCTGAACATAAACACGAGATCAACACATTTTACGAATTAATACCAAACATATCTTTATTACCATATCCTAACTCCCATAAATGTATACAAATGAACTCACAAATGGAATCTCAACACGCAAAACCTTGAGTTCACCAGTAATTGAAGATGCACTTGTAACACATGAAAACTTATCAAAAACCTTAAACTCGAAATTAATTTCTCACAATGGCAGAGCTGAATTCATATAGCTGACCCTGCTAAATGGGACAAAGACTCGTTGTCATTGTTGTCGCCGTTGTATCAAATTTGTCAAAATTCGAACATTtaatctaatctaatcttataaaagcaccAAACATAACATCTAATTCACCTAAAAATGAGATTTTCCTACTATAATACATCAATCAACTTCGTCATCGAATCGCGGACTCCGTAAAACACACCATTGAttgatcaaaaaaaaaaaaaagagattttCCTACTATAATACATCAATCAACTTCGTCATCGAATCGCGGACTCCGTAAAACACACCATTGATTGATCAAATCCCACAACTTTCTAAAGCTATGGAAATCAAGAAACCCTAGAAATGTGCCAAAATACTACGGAACTAAATCTTCGTGCAACATAACTCAGTAAACCAAATGCCATACCTGTCTGAGAAAAAGGATGTACGCTTGATTGGTGAAAAGGGTTCGAAGAAGAGACATGACACGTAGTTCGGAGATGCCGAGAAAGCGATAGCAAACATGTGTTCGTGTGTTTCGCGACGGAGATTGCTCCTCTGAAGGCCATATAGCAATTGTTTTGCCTGTCTTTTGCTCTTCTTTCGTGAATTTTGAGGTTTATTCTGTTATAAAAACGACAGTATCAAACGTGGCAAAGCCAGCAGCATCAGGCCAGTCTGCACACATTTGGCTGGAAACTGCCCACATCTTTtgcatattattatttttctttaaaatgaAGGgagtgataataataataactagtcAGAGAGCAAAATATAATCTATGATATTAAATTATGCTCTGAAAATGTATTTGAGTggtcaattaaatttttaattgaagAGAAAATAGGACAAACTGATGCAATATGGAAATTTAGCTGTAATTAAGTGATAAAATTGAAAGGAAATTTTGGTATCCTCATCCCatatctaaaacagtttttataaggatatcaaatattataaattGTTACGTGcttatacattttatttttgcgtACACATTATATGCTTGTACATTTCGTTTTGCGTATAAGTTACGTGCTCATATAATCAATTTTCTATTAAATAattgtaaaaaatatttaaaaaattaattttttaaaaaacaaagaaatcaCATCGACGTACCAATTTGGTATGACCTCACACTTAATATAATAACTAGCACACAAACGCACATGTTGCGTGTCTTATAAAATAGTGAAAGAAAAAATGGGAATTTTGTTAATGGACAtccgcaaaaaaaaaaaaaaaaaagtagagtGAAAGTGACATTTTTGCAATTATATGATCATCAAAGGGTAAAAATATGAGAGATGTCATACCAACATACCAAAGCTGATCTTTAATATAGTATATATTAGTAACAAATGCACATGCACATGCACATGCGTGTATAAAATAgatgtttttttatatatgattttttgtgGGTAGAGTGGGTGGGAGGTTTAGTGGGATAATGAATAGGAAAGAGATAAGAGGGTAAATCGAAATAAAAGTCGATGTTTTCTTGAAAGCAGTTTTTAAGAGTCTATCaactattaataataataataataataataataataatagagagagataataataataataacaataatgataataataaaattatattttttagtatAAATATAATCTTTATCCAAATTATAAGCTCGTGTTAAGAGACAGAATCTGAGCATTAACTCGAGTCGAGActtgtataaaaaaattataaaaaaacttCTAAATAGCTACataaattaggaaaattatCTGCGTACAATGAGAATTGAA comes from Henckelia pumila isolate YLH828 chromosome 4, ASM3356847v2, whole genome shotgun sequence and encodes:
- the LOC140894443 gene encoding uncharacterized protein At5g50100, chloroplastic; the protein is MAFRGAISVAKHTNTCLLSLSRHLRTTCHVSSSNPFHQSSVHPFSQTGVKYPIRAVSGTAVDPVAPKKEKKEPSTENWKVKMLYDGECPLCMREVNMLLERNRSYGAIKFVDISSDMYRAEDNQGLDYKTAMGRIHAILSDGTVVTDVEAFRKLYEAVGLGWVYAITKYEPISSIADAIYGVWAKYRLPITGRPPLEQVLEARKKKNELCEDSKVCKM